The sequence aattacataaaatagaaaaaacttgataagaaatcataattttttttaaaagaagagatGAATTATACCTTATAATGAAGTAAAGGtcttaatttttttaaggaaTTTCTGGCTTGATTGAAGATGAGGGagatgaggaaaaaaaaaaaagaaaaattaggatTCTTAATGAATTTGGGGCAAATATTATTGTTGCCTttgtttttattccttttttttgtgttaaatttTGACCTCAACGCGCTTTGATTCAATGGAAAAATATGCGCCCCAGTTAGATACACGATGGGGTAAAGATAATACACTTTGAAGTTTTTAAGGGGGATATATAAATTTCAGTCAAGTTTAAGTGCTAAATAAAGTTGGAGTGACAAGTTTTGGgggatttttgatgcattttctctaaaaatatcaatcaatttttttttttttaatgaaaatagtcttcattagATAGTTTAATCTActaaaaaattgatattctttcattaaataatccatatgaaaaattgagttgtgcacatataaaaaaggtcaatatatgaataacATATTGTAtattcacataaattaaaattaagaactaattaaggttgccacatcattttttcgaTGTGATTATTGTAAAATCTggtcatagtgacttttgtgatggtcggagTAAGTTAAATGACTTTCGtgtaatgaatgaaagaaaaatgattttttcgTAACAGATGCAAAGTTAAGTGATTATGGATGAAATTTactcaattaattattataagtcatttaggtattaaaaagttaatgatatttaataaaaaaattaaaacaaacgtTTATGATATgactgcttcagctgcttcaaccattaTTTATATCActcgtaattaattattataagtcatttaagtattaaaaaattaataatatttaataaaaataattaaatagacataaaatgataaattattttttgatattttaaattaacttgacgtcttatatgtgACTACTTAAAAAAATACAAGtttttgttataataattttactatgtcacttctaattggCAGAAGAGAAcaaaaactattataaatcacaataattaaaatacttaaattatttaaaaaatataattgactatcaatgccacaaaaatttgaataacttaaaattttattatacaaatttcatcaatctaaatataattttatatgcCTAACtcagaatttatcaaccaaacaaatgaatgttttaattaaataatagaattatatataaaataaaaattttaaggaacAATATTGAATCGTACGTGGTACAATGCAGCCGACTAGAAAAGAAACTTAACATCGATTTAATATTAAGTAAATTTATACAATAAGcttaatgaaaaaaatacaaaattttcaattcaTCTATCATCTGAAAATCACACGCTCAATCAACTCAAACATCCTTCATttcgattaggcattgatcaatTGTTTTCTATTAGACATCTGTCTGCTAATAACTGAGAAACAACAAGTCTTTGTCATATTATAGTAGGACACATGTCTTCTAAAGATTAATTCCAACGATGATTGAAATGAATTATTATGAAATGGTCATTTTTCATGTAATTCTTCTGGAAAAAACATTATCTTATCTTTTCTAATGAAAGAAAAAGTGATTTTTGCATAATGGGTATAAAGTTAAGTGACTATAGATAAAATTTActcatttattattataaattatttacacattaaaaattaataatatttaataaaaaattaaaatagacatttatgatatgattgtttcaactatttcaatcgtgattttgctatatcacctttaattaattattataagtcatttaaatattaaaaaattaataatatttaataaaaaataaaataaatataaaataataaattaatttcttatgttttaatttaatttgacgtcttatatggaacaacttaaaaaaaatctcaagtgtttattataataattttactatgtcacttctaattagtagaatagaagaaaaatattataaatcacaatagttaaaaatttaaattatttaaaaaatataattgactatcaatgacacaagagtttgaacaacttaaaatattattatacaaattttattaacctaaatataataatatatgtctaatttaaaatttatcaatcaaataaaataaagattttagttAAATGATAGAATTACATATAATATACTATTGGGAGCGCTGCAACCTTAATGGATCTGTAACGCGTGATTCAAATTCGTTGGGGCGAATACCAAACACTGAAtgacaaaccaaaaaaaaaaagtaaaaattttaaggTTGAATGGATTATATACGTAGCACAGCGTAGCCGActggtgtgtatatatatatatatatatatatctgacaAAAAGGATCAATGATACGtgtaatatattcataaaaaagCAAAGAAAATGAATTTGTCTTTCGTTGCAATTCTTATCCTTATACTTTCCTTTCCATCCCCGTCAATCTCAGTGAGATGCAATCCAAAAGACAAACAAGTTCTTCTGCAGATCAAGAAAGACTTGGGCAATCCCTACCACTTGGCCTCATGGGATCCAAACACAgattgttgttattggtatgttgtAAAATGTGACAGGAAAACCAACCGGATTAATGCTCTCACTGTCTTCCAAGCCAATATCTCCGGCCAAATTCCTACCGGTGTCGGCGACCTCCCGTATCTCGAAATCTTGCAATTCCATCACATCACAAATCTCACTGGAACCATTCAGCCTACTATTGCTAAGCTCACAAATCTCAGAATGTTAAGACTCAGCTTTACTAATCTCACTGGTCCTATTCCTGAGTTTCTTAGCCAGCTCAAAAAATTGACTCTACTAGAGTTAGACTACAACCAATTGACTGGAACAATACCGGCATCACTTTCTCAACTTCCTAATTTAAATGCTATTTACTTAGACCGCAACAAACTCACTGGACAAATCCCAGAATCATTTGGGAAATTCAAAGGACAAATACCAGATATTTACCTTTCCCATAACAGCCTTACTGGACAAGTGCCAAGATCCTTAGGTGACTTAAACTTTAGCACACTTGATTTCTCAAGGAACAAGCTTGAAGGAGATGTTTCTTTCTTGTTTGGGAAGAACAAGACTATTCAGACAATTGATCTGTCGAGGAACGCATTGGAGTTCGATCTTTCCAAAGTGGAGTTACCTGAGAGTTTAACATCATTGGATTTGAACCATAATCGGATTTTTGGTAGCTTACCACAAGGATTGAAAGACTTACAGTTACAGTTTTTTAATGTGAGTTATAATAGGCTCTGTGGACAGATTCCACAAGGTGGAACGTTGCAGACCTTCGACATGTACTCTTATTTGCACAACAAATGCCTTTGCGGCTCTCCTTTGCCGGACTGTAAGTAAGTTCAGTGATCGATCCACGGTTTCAGAGTGCTGGGTGGGGTTTTCTGAAACCGACGAATTtagtatttatataaataattttagtaattatATAATGAATccatataattatattatgttattggTCCAGTTGAGCAGAGAAACTTGTTGAATCTGCCTCTATTTGCTGGACAACTACTTTATTACAAACTGTACTAGCTCAATAACGAGTGCATATATCACTGCTGTTCATATGTACTTTCACGTCCTAATATCAATATaatgtttttcctctttttcttttttctttcaa comes from Capsicum annuum cultivar UCD-10X-F1 chromosome 2, UCD10Xv1.1, whole genome shotgun sequence and encodes:
- the LOC107861456 gene encoding polygalacturonase inhibitor produces the protein MNLSFVAILILILSFPSPSISVRCNPKDKQVLLQIKKDLGNPYHLASWDPNTDCCYWYVVKCDRKTNRINALTVFQANISGQIPTGVGDLPYLEILQFHHITNLTGTIQPTIAKLTNLRMLRLSFTNLTGPIPEFLSQLKKLTLLELDYNQLTGTIPASLSQLPNLNAIYLDRNKLTGQIPESFGKFKGQIPDIYLSHNSLTGQVPRSLGDLNFSTLDFSRNKLEGDVSFLFGKNKTIQTIDLSRNALEFDLSKVELPESLTSLDLNHNRIFGSLPQGLKDLQLQFFNVSYNRLCGQIPQGGTLQTFDMYSYLHNKCLCGSPLPDCK